Part of the Lolium rigidum isolate FL_2022 chromosome 6, APGP_CSIRO_Lrig_0.1, whole genome shotgun sequence genome, aagataaaagaccacctAAAGCTGTAATGGGTGGTGCCTTGAGAAAAAGAGAACTAGATTGGTACGCCTTTCTAATCAAAATGGTAAGAGTTAGTGGCAAATTCAGTGTACCAGAatcaacaaagtaaccacaattcACAGATCAAAAGTCAAAGAAATTGTACATGAAAAATGCTAGATATCtcgagaagataaaagaccacctAAAGCTGCCCACATTTGAACAAAACAAGATCGACATTTCAGGCGAAATGAGCCGATCCTGAGCCTTGGGGAAAACAAATTTCACAAGAGAATAATAAGTAGACAGAGTTGAACGAACTTTTCGTCAGGATCAGATGTACGGCTACCGATTGCCTGTCTATCATAGTTAGAAATCGACAAGACGGTGAGCAAACAGGGCATGTTTCATAGACGCATACTCACCACTGACTGACTACTGAGTGTGAAGATGAGAAGGTAGCGGTAAAAGAGAATTAAGATTTGTGACCTCCAAAGTGGGCCGTGTGGTGGCGGCAGGATGATGGGTGGTTTGCCGCCGGGTCGTACTGCTTCTTGCAATTCTTGCAGGTGCGGAGCACGGGCCCGCTCACGCCTCCTGGGACGGCCGCGGCGGTGAAGGACGACACCGacggccggaggtggcggcgcgggagggtccggGAGGCGGGGCATGCCCGGCTGGGTGCCTGGAGCGGCGGCACACGCGCGAGCGGCGCGGCCATagcgcggcgccggcgccggcgcaacCGCGTAGCTGTGTGTCCGACTGATGAGCTGGTACTCGAAATCCAACCAAGGGAAGCGGATGGGGCGCTGGCTTCAGATTTGATAGATTCTACCTACTCATACAACGAATTGGTGTCCAACTTCAGGATTTGGGGTAGTTTCAGAGAAGATTTGTTGGGGAACAAGATGGTCGATGGGCAGTCTCTACATGGGAGCCGCGTAGGGACGGAGTGGGGCAGCTTTTTTTTTCAGGCAAAACACGCAAcgcgaaaagaaaaaaaaggatgcTGAAATCGTTGGAGCACCGTAAATCTTCTTTCTCTCGCTGCTGTGATGGGCCCATCTACAGCTCATACATCCTTTTTCACTCGGCGATTGTTTTTCTCTCCCTCGGGACGGTGCACCACGAGTAAATCATAATCACTGCTTTCATTCTCTCGCGCACCAAAAGCGGCACAACCTCACGCGCGCGTATGCACGAACTTCTATGTGTATAAACTCCTCGGGACGGTGCACGAGTAAATCACTGTTTTTTCTTCTCTCGAGACGGCACAACCTCGCGCCCGCTGTTGAAGAATCGAGGGGTTCCGTTGGGTTAGCTGTCAATGGGCCTCAGTTTTGTGTACCACGAATCCACGATATTACACTCCTTGGCGCGCGCGCGCTCTCTCTCTCTGCAAACTCCTTTCTCGCACAAGTGCACTTCAGCAAATTTCAAAATTATCTTAGCATATAATCAGtggcggagcgtgaacaaaacataagagggggccaatttCATAAAAAGCACAGTACACATATAAAAGACGGGCGAGTCATAGAAACATCTGGCAGTGTCATGATGATGTATTTATCTTGATCACGCAAATACAACTGATAAAAATGGTTGAATTATACATGGTTCGGTTTTACCTGTGCTCATCTTGGTtactaggattttttttttttggttatttTCACCTTGCCTCTTATTTTCTATGTCCATGTTCATCACTTCATGTTGCTTCTGATTTACATATTCCACTACTGCAAGAGCATCAGGAGCAGATGTACGTTTAgcagcttcttcatcttgttttGTTTTGAAGACTGCTCTTCTGCTGTTTCCCATACCGAAATTTGCACTAATACATCTAAAATTCTTGCTTTCCTAACCTCGGCATGGTTTTCAATACACCTCAATCCTTAatgaaataaatagaaaaaagataCCTAACCTGCGCGAGGGGATTGTGGTAGGGCGCTGCAGCCTGAACTAAAGGACTGGGGCACTGGCCGGCCGGTGGCTTGCAAGTTGCAACCGTGCAGATAGCCATGAAGGGGTGAAACAGCAGCAGCACGCCGTGTGGCCGCGTCGGCTCGCCGATCGCGATGAGAAAAAATAGATTGAGGAGGCTGGCCGTGGCCCGCCGGCAGAGGGGCGAGCATGAACAAGTCACGCATGAATCAATCGAGGAGGACAGACCTATCGATCAGCGCATCAGGTCGATATGCACTCGCGGACGCGTCGCGGAAGACTGGACGATGTGGTATGTCTTTTCGTCTTCGTTCAATTGATCGTTCTGTGGTTTGCTGACTGCCGACGGGCTGGGCCACGAGCGCTAAGTATACGAAGTAGAAACAAAGTTGCATCTTCGAAGGGGGGGTCGTGGCCCAGTTTCGCCTCCACGACGCTCCGCCCGTGCATATAATAACAAATAAATGTAGCGGTACGAGTAATATTACTAGTAAATATTGCAGGTGCCTCGCTCGTGGTTACCGTGCCCCTTCAAGTGATCTCGATGCCTTGAGGACGGTCATTAGTCACGTCACTATTGTAACACTAGGCGTCCTCTCAGCTTGTTGGAAAGCCCTATCGTGTCGCCGCCTCGCCATGCATGCAAAGGCTCCTCGTTGGGCTCAGGTTGAGATCTCTCTTCCGTCCAATGTGCCTCGTCGTCGGTCTTGGGTGTCAGTTGTTTCTGCTCCTTCTATTGGTTCTTTGGCCCCATAGGACATGCAATGCACTTTGGAGAAGCACGTGAAGTTATTTCAGGAGCCCGTCCGTCCTCTTCACAAGGCCGTTCTCTCCTTGTACGGCTGGATGTTAGCGATTGGAGGCTTTCTCGAGCGAGCGGAAGCTGCGTCAGGTAGGCTCTCCCGGATGCCTAACGATCCCGTGGCTCTGCCTAATGTTGGCTAAGTGGGTGCGCGTGGACTGGGCCTTCATGGCTATTTCTCTCCTCGTGCTAGGGCGAGCTCGGCTCCGGTCTTGCAGATCATGCCTGGGCTCCTGGAGTTGTGTAGTGGTGTGCTTACGCCTACTTCTGTCGAGGAAGTGAGGCTCGGCTCACATGGGTTCTCGGATGTGGCTTAACCGATGTGTCAGGCACCCAACTTTGAGAAGTGTGGTGTTGATGATGCTGCGTTCTCTCCCTCGCCTGAGTCCGGCATGCAGGTGGTTCCTATTGGTGATGAGGTTGCTAAGTTCGGGCTATTGCCAACGGTGCCTGGAGCTGTCATCGCCAGagaggtttgcgattttctcgccaaCTTGGTTGTTGCATTCCCTGGATTCGCAGTTGGTTGACAGGTGCCTCCCATATCGTGGCATGTATTTTTTCGGTGTGGTGTTGGAGTGTCGTGCTCGACAGACTGTTTGTTAGTGTTGCTTTGTGTTCTCTGCTAAGTATGGTTGTGGGCGTGTTGTTTGTGTAAGCTTGATCATGTAGGTTTTTGCTCGGTTTTCTCCAAAAAAAACTGGACACCCTTTTCTTAATTAATAAACGAGATAAAGTTTTtgtctccgtttcaaaaaaatattACGCCCTCCATTTTTATTTTTACTTCTTCGTTCTGATATTACTCAAAGTCAAAGACTACCAATTTTGACTAAAAAACATCACtcgtaaatatttatatttagtcaaaatttataaaatttgACCCTACTCATCGTATAACACCAAGTAATCGTCAGCATAGGGATTAATAACTTCTTAGATATGTAAACAACCAATTCAATCTAGATTGAAAATAGCAACATTCAATAAATGAGCAAAACCACTTtattttcagtgttgttgttgactaaaagcttgAATGCAGAGTATTTTAGAACAAAATTTAGGAATAGAATGTAAATTATTTCAGAACGGGCGGAGGGAGTACTCCCTAGTAGAGGTTCATTCATTCATTTGTCGAATTCAAAATTTCGTGAAACATATTCTCAACATTCACATCACAAATTTGGCCAGGTGCAACAAAAAAACGCAAATGTGTGATCACAATTCATGCATAAACAAATGCCAAGTCTACAAGCACAACAGAGCCAATTACTTGCAAACTCTCATCCTTGTATACAAATTATTACAAACCCTAACGGCTAGCCACCACCATCAGCACGATACAATAACAAAAAAGTTGGCCACCATCTCCATCTTTTTAGGCATGCTAGCACTCTAATGCTGAATTAATTACTACATTTTAGTTGCCCTGGGTGAAACAACGCCCAAATGGACGACCAACTTTGTGGCTTCTCAACTTCGCTTGCTTTCATGGCACGGAAATATAAAACAATTGCTCCAGTAGCCACAACTGAACCTGACCAACACAATCGCTCGATACAGCAACATTGTAAATAGCATGTCCATCCAGCCGGTCGCCACAACCTCAACCACGTTCACTTCACAAAGGTCACCTAATTAAGGCAGCAGCACTTACACCACTACTTCGGCTATTACGTACCACCACGGGTCCAAGAACAAGGCAACCTGCATTCATATACCCAAATCATCCGGGTGAGCAAACAGTGAACCGGCCGCATCAACATTTAGTTTCATGCTTCCAACACAAAATCACACTGCAATGTCTCTTTCTAGTGCACACGCTAAATATATAACACTAGCACTCCTCTACATACGATGCAAAGAATATGAGCAAAAGCAAAGCGAACTAGTATTCCTGCACACAAACATTCCATAAGGTCCAAGAGTAACCATTACTACTTTGCAGTCACTCTTTCGACTCCAGAATTCATTTTGGGACTCAGCTATCATCAGTGTGCCTCTTTCTACATTTCAAATTCGAACATAAATTATGGGAACTACACAGAGTGGACTAGCCAAGCCAATAAAAACAAAAATTGAATCTCATTTACTGAAACAATAAAGTGAGCTACAATTCTAGAGGCACAGGATTTTGAAAACTTAGGATGCTGCCTTACTCGGTACCTGGAATTCAAGCTTAGCAGCGACACCTTCACCCAAAACGCCTTGTTTGCTCACAAAGTAAATGGGGAAACTGATGAACTGGTGGACCTCCAAAGGGTACTTCTTCACCAAGTCCTGCAAACCAAGTTCCCATCGTAAGTAAATTATAACATGAAATTCGTTGAAAGAAACACATGTGTATCGCCATACAATGTCTTCACTACTACTACTGGGCAGAAATAACTATGATAGCAAACGAGACAAGTACATTTTAGTTGATCCCAGGCTATTCATTAGATGAAAATTGCATCATCGGGAAACAAGAATATTTTATTTGCTAatttaaagtagtatattccctTGCTCAAAAGGCAGAAGAATCATCAACATATACTAGGCTACTGGTTAGTCGAATTAGTATTCAGCCCTGGATTAGAAGAATTGATTAAGCTCCTACTAAGACCATCTGCACCGAAATCTCCCACTCAAACATAAATTGCCAGGATGGTGTTAACCAACGAGGACGGCCTCAGCACAAGCACATCAAGCAAATAAATCATATCCTAATCTCCTAAAATGGCACAACTAAACAGAGAAGACCATGGTGCATTCATCCACTCCTCTCTGAACACCCAATGACGCAATTATTTTTTAAGCATCCGATGTGCTCAAATTCCTACTAAAGTAAATCCAGTACCTTGATGAACATACAAACTGCAGCAACGAACAGATACTAGAAAAGGCATGGCCATATCGATTTTTTATCACAATTCAGGAgaagatcagagagagagagagaagacagTCTGGCGTGTTCATAAATCCTATCCTAATCCCCAACACAGCACAAGTAAACGCAGAAGATCATGGTGCGCGTGTTCATCACCTCCTCTCTGGACACCCAATGGCGCAAAAAAAAATGAATCGTCGGATGCGCTAAAATTCCTACAAACTGTAGCCATGAACCTACAAAAGTAAATCCAGTACCTTGATGAACATATACACTGCAGCAACGAGCAGATACTAGGAAAAGCATAGCAAGATCGATTTTTTTATCATAATCCAGGACATGAtcaggaggggagagagagagagagacggagGGAGGTAGAGAGAGAGAAGACAGTCTGGTGTCTCACCAGCGGGCTTGGACTTGTTCCCGGCGAGCATGTCGTAGGACACGGCCATGACGGAGCGGAGCCGCTGCGGTGGATTGCTGCCGCAGAGGAGGGCGCTCTGTCGTGGATGGCGGCCCCGGGCTGCGCGTGGCCATGAAGCTGGCCACCTCGATGGAGCACGGCGAAGGAAGAGCCTTCGCCGGGGGGAGGGACCGGAGATGCATCGCAGCTCTGATGGCCGGCAGGCACTCGCCGGCGTCCAGCAGCCGCATCGCGCGGCCTCGTCCACGCGCCCGACGCGGTCCGGCGAGCTCGGCTGAGCGCCGCGCATCGCTGCACGTGCGCGCCGGCGAGCAAGCCGGCCGCGCCGATATGGTTCCGGCCATCGTGgaggggagaggagagggaaAATGGGAAGAGTTAGGGTTTGGGACTGATTGCGGCTGGTTTTGTTCCCGTGGATCATAATTCATAAAGGGCCGGCCTGGGTTGGGCCAAATTTGCTATGGATCGCACCCAATTTCGCTTCTGACTGCGATTTTCCTATACCTATTCTTATTTTCCTATACATATACTGCTAGTTTCCCGCTCGTTTCCGCATATTCTATGCCATGCACCTAGTATGTTGCATGTAGTCGTACCAAGCTCATTGCacttttttttcgaaaaaaaGGACCACCAATCTATTAATCATCGTCAACAGCAGTACAAATTTGTACGTAGTAGCTCCTACATATGTGTGTTGTACTTCGATGGAACCCGACATGCACTACTAATTTGTATATTTCTTAGTGAATATATGTAGTGACCTCGCATCCGCCCTCACACTCAAACCCAAACCGTCTTCGGCACTGGCGGCGGCGCCAGGCTAGAATTCAAGGGTTGTGTATTCATTTCAATCATGGGTATTCATTTTGCCAAAATCCTTGTtatctttgcaaaaaaaaaaaaaaaaaatctcagttttACCTAGATTTTTGTTGTTTTGTCAAAATCACGGGTATTCGTGTGCATACACATGAATACACCTAGCGCCGCCTCTGGTCTTCGGCCTCAAGTGTCGTCGTATGCTAGCTAGGAGTTGGAAGTGAACGAGGAGTTCCGAACAAAAATGAATATGTCAAGGCACAAAATCTTGTTGTTAAACAAGATCAAGGTGGATTTCCGAGGGCCGCTGCGAGTTCATGAAGGATTGCATGAACCCTGATTATGATCAAGACCACCACCAACATCAAGCATGGAGGGCCCTCACACACCTTCGAAAATCGGCGCAAAACGACAATGCAGTAGAGGGCAACGACCATGCTAGGGTTCACCCCATGCCTCGTCTAGGGACGACGACTTGTTCTTGGCTCTATGAGTCATGCTTACATAGTTTTGTTAATTAACACATAAATTGCTAATATGGAGTTTAATAAGAATAGAGAAGATATAATGACCAAATATAGGGTTTATGAACAATTCCATGAACCCTTCGCTATTGACATGTTACAACCGCATCACGTCGTGACCACCCAATGAATTGTACGCACGGGGGTCTAGCTCCAACCGAAACAAGTCAAGAGTCGTGGCCTGCTAGGGGTGACAGTTTGCACTCAAGATACCGCGATTAATGGGATAAGTTCACCTTGTTGTCTTTCCAAATATATTTTCCATGGAATTTAAATATGTTCCActctttttttgagaaacacaatatAAATATAGAAGCTCACATACACGCACATACACTCTTTTATCTATTGTCCAAGTACACATTTCTATGAAAAATTCCATCTAAGGAGAAGAAGCTAGAATTCAAGCTAGAAGAAGTTAAATATTTTAATTTAACTATATATGCAAGTATCTAGTAGTTTTCTACGTAGCATGCATGTCCGGTTTAGGTTGCGTACGTACTTGGCCATGCTGGCACATGTTGATATAGTAATGGTGTCCATGCATATACATgttctttttttgcgaatagaacCTTGGCATTAAGAGAAACAACGAACAGTATAAAACACCCCAACAAAAAtagaattacaataaaaatctttaGATACCCTTCATCTccaacctccagaccgtgtcgacggcgcgccaccgctgccgctcccCCCGAGTCGGCCTGACTTTGTTGGTTGCGAgcgggaagtcgccgaacgggtcAAGAAGACCACATCCATCCCGGGggcaaagaagaagaaataacTGCCGATGAAGCTCCATGGAGATCTGGAGATCCCCCAGCTAGAAGTCCTCGAGAACCACACTACTCCCACAAACTTCTCGACATCGCCGCCGAAATGGGGCTGAAGCTGGGGAGACTATATTGGAGAAGACGCCACCGCATCCATCTGAGCGCCGCCACACCATCCATCTGAGCGCCGCCACACCAAAGCTTAAACCTAAAACCAAAAAAACGGAGCCCACCCGCCGACGGAGACCCAGATCCACCCCGCATCCATGGCCTGAAGGCTAGAGAATAGGGGCCGATCGGCGGTGCCGGCGGGAGGTGGCCGGGAACAGAAGCCGCCTTCTTGATCGCCTGTGAGAGAAGACGTACGGAAGTCTGTCCCGGTGGAAATCCTATCTTTGATTTGTTGCATATATATGTTTTCAATTGTATTAATTTTCTTGGTTAATGTCGTTTTAACCTACCTAAGTAGTCCTTAAGCACATGGTTAGCAAGGTAATAATGCCTGGAGTACAAACACATGGCTAGGTACGTACCCTTCATCATCTAGTTTTAGCCTCCGTCTTGGCATATGGGCGGATCCATGATTTACTGGCCGGGGGTGAAGAAGATATTAATGACCATATAAAAGATACAACACATAGTCTTTTGGTCTGAGATTTCGATTGGAAGCTTTTGTATTAAAATTGTTATATACACGCAAGATTTCTCTCTAACATCTGTAATTTTGTATCCTAGATTTTTTTTCAAATGTATAATTGCAGGTTAAACTAACAATTTGAAAT contains:
- the LOC124661450 gene encoding uncharacterized protein LOC124661450, which encodes MAAPLARVPPLQAPSRACPASRTLPRRHLRPSVSSFTAAAVPGGVSGPVLRTCKNCKKQYDPAANHPSSCRHHTAHFGGETKRKFESVHVGGTMDTPGAGKVLQYWHCCGSENPFDVGCTAAPHSSYDD